Proteins encoded by one window of Yersinia massiliensis:
- a CDS encoding DUF3772 domain-containing protein: MALTFRLTGFMKKIGFVASRRYFSLLCLLLALIFTSAAGNVLAATASDSTSDSSEEPAKPAVSVQLISLQKQLDKLKQNISVSASDNQLSVLNETALALVRDADILLADLKPKREQLQAQLDVLGPPPAAGALPETSVVAQQRRVLNTRKIQLDGQNDQAQSIRTNADNLVTQITALRRTALKSQIALNSGSILGAHFWAPIVNPNADDDSRLKDFMQELGDAWNTAWDPEWRLGTSMYLLLTLLIGAFGFKFLDILTAWFCTNCLPQGPLRRSFMASATTLSTVLITVTMAQCITQAFTRSPDTSQLVMDFSLAFVQLMFFSALVAGLGRAFLSNQRPSWRLPAIADEVAISLKQFPPLLASCILIFGAIDQMNNMINISVSAAIFGNGISALLMALTAAIIPLRANRVRRKLIISGEKPEAYSTLAGLIHFAIGITAVAILLSLLVGYIALAKFLSYKLVWSCLVLACLYLLIHLFVDTAESLFSPTSSAGKAIKQSLNIDDRHLAQAATLLSATSKVVLILLAIIALLNGTFGSTTPISLLQKAMELLSGEGLEKLNIVPTNLLNAVICLIVGIYVLKAACRWLNNEFLPKTQMDNGIKTSAVTLFSNIGYVLVILLTLSVLGIQWNKLAWIVSALSVGIGFGLQEIVKNFISGIILLTERPVKVGDLISISGVEGDIRRINVRATEIQLTDRSTVIVPNSQLISQNVRNATMANAQGVVTIALTFPLDLDVELAQALLIEAYEEHESILTTPAPSVKFSQLSPDGIVLSVTGLVPSPRMVSTTKSALLFSILTRLRAAGVSLAVATNRAAPVAN, from the coding sequence ATGGCACTCACTTTCAGGCTAACCGGTTTTATGAAAAAGATTGGGTTCGTTGCTTCACGTCGCTATTTTTCGCTGCTATGCCTATTACTAGCACTTATTTTTACCTCTGCAGCAGGTAATGTCTTAGCTGCCACCGCATCAGACAGCACGTCTGACAGCAGCGAAGAACCGGCAAAGCCGGCGGTTTCTGTGCAACTGATTAGCCTACAAAAACAGCTCGATAAGCTGAAGCAGAACATTTCTGTCAGTGCGTCCGATAACCAGTTAAGTGTGCTCAATGAAACCGCCTTAGCCTTGGTTCGCGATGCCGATATATTACTCGCCGACTTGAAACCCAAGCGAGAGCAATTGCAAGCACAACTGGATGTGTTAGGCCCGCCACCTGCCGCCGGAGCCTTACCTGAAACGTCTGTCGTGGCGCAACAACGGCGGGTGCTGAACACGCGTAAAATTCAGCTCGATGGTCAGAATGATCAAGCTCAGTCCATTAGAACCAATGCCGATAATTTGGTTACACAGATCACTGCCTTACGGCGTACTGCCCTGAAATCACAAATCGCCTTAAATTCTGGGAGTATTCTGGGAGCACATTTCTGGGCACCGATCGTCAACCCGAATGCCGATGATGACAGTCGATTAAAAGATTTTATGCAAGAACTCGGCGACGCTTGGAATACCGCTTGGGACCCTGAATGGCGTTTGGGTACGTCAATGTACCTGCTGCTAACACTGCTTATCGGCGCATTTGGCTTTAAGTTCCTCGATATCCTAACCGCTTGGTTCTGCACCAACTGCCTCCCACAAGGCCCATTACGTCGTAGCTTTATGGCATCGGCGACCACGTTATCGACCGTGCTCATTACCGTGACGATGGCACAATGCATCACTCAAGCTTTTACCCGCTCGCCGGACACATCACAGCTAGTGATGGATTTTTCGCTCGCGTTTGTTCAACTCATGTTCTTCTCTGCGCTAGTCGCCGGTTTAGGGCGTGCATTTTTATCCAATCAGCGCCCTTCATGGCGTTTACCCGCGATTGCCGATGAGGTCGCCATCTCGCTGAAACAATTCCCACCGTTATTAGCCAGCTGTATCCTGATTTTTGGCGCGATTGATCAAATGAATAATATGATCAATATCAGCGTTTCAGCGGCCATTTTTGGTAATGGCATATCGGCACTGTTAATGGCACTCACCGCCGCTATTATTCCATTACGCGCCAATCGGGTGCGACGTAAACTCATCATCAGTGGCGAAAAACCTGAAGCCTATTCCACGCTCGCCGGGCTGATTCATTTCGCCATCGGCATTACAGCGGTGGCCATATTGTTGTCATTGTTGGTCGGTTATATCGCTCTCGCAAAATTCTTAAGCTACAAACTGGTATGGAGCTGCCTAGTTCTGGCATGTCTCTATTTACTGATTCATCTCTTCGTTGATACAGCAGAAAGTCTCTTTTCCCCCACTAGCAGTGCCGGTAAAGCCATTAAACAATCGCTGAATATTGACGATCGTCATTTAGCACAAGCGGCAACGTTATTATCCGCCACCAGCAAAGTGGTTCTGATACTGCTAGCGATTATCGCTCTGCTCAATGGCACCTTCGGCTCAACGACGCCAATTTCGTTGCTGCAAAAGGCCATGGAGCTTCTCAGTGGTGAAGGACTGGAAAAGCTTAATATCGTCCCAACCAACTTATTGAATGCCGTAATTTGCCTGATTGTTGGGATATATGTATTAAAAGCGGCATGCCGTTGGTTAAATAATGAATTCCTGCCCAAAACCCAGATGGATAACGGCATAAAAACCTCAGCTGTCACCCTGTTCAGTAATATTGGTTACGTGCTGGTGATTTTACTGACGTTATCTGTACTCGGTATCCAATGGAATAAATTAGCCTGGATTGTCAGTGCCCTGTCGGTAGGTATCGGTTTTGGTTTACAGGAGATCGTGAAAAACTTTATTTCCGGTATTATCTTGCTGACCGAACGGCCAGTAAAAGTCGGGGATTTGATCAGTATCAGTGGAGTGGAAGGTGATATTCGCCGTATTAATGTCCGCGCGACTGAAATCCAGCTCACTGACCGTTCGACCGTGATCGTCCCGAACTCCCAATTGATCTCTCAGAATGTACGCAATGCCACCATGGCCAATGCTCAAGGGGTGGTGACCATCGCGCTGACCTTCCCACTCGATTTAGATGTTGAATTGGCGCAAGCGTTGCTGATAGAAGCTTACGAAGAACATGAGTCGATACTCACCACGCCGGCCCCATCGGTAAAATTTAGCCAGTTAAGTCCAGACGGCATCGTGCTCAGTGTTACTGGTTTGGTCCCCAGCCCACGCATGGTCAGTACAACCAAAAGTGCGTTACTCTTCAGTATATTAACGCGATTGAGAGCGGCGGGTGTTTCGTTGGCGGTGGCGACTAATAGAGCCGCACCGGTCGCCAATTAG
- a CDS encoding IpaC/SipC family type III secretion system effector, translated as MTTIQQAPHIANVRMNPNLTPLPTSTGKEQITANNLNVQDVKSLTSDFTAASGKPQLAAPLVGISHDDMSTQLNDLSNPENTARLDDLRIAMSITPEGLKQALNHVLQREIAATSESAGNRVLLDALMADDVEQRNLTAAAQTMLSSSLLKETQAVQLGEESLDNIAESKDSVKESRFIGIQTNDMMRFMLSMLRQVMAEINISERRINSMFTTLSADMTEKAAESTIREGKEIFNGAIAGFATSLGIAGAGAAFQGRGLSKQNQVVNKHLKPANIDRAQAQSMARNLHKMDAPTLAKANDANNFMEIGGHRIDIGAKQTPAVKGNSSSDVTAKPSQVETTKPSQVETATLAEQTNAKQANIKSINDVQNRAELHGQEYDRKTNKYRTQGSIAEQMSRMSDNAGQLANNSNLSAVKESEADKMIQNSTAEVARSIASDKEKQIDRSQEAIKEMRQHMSNMRDSTIRTNQSLIKG; from the coding sequence ATGACCACTATTCAACAAGCCCCCCACATCGCTAATGTCAGAATGAACCCAAACCTTACCCCATTACCAACGTCAACGGGGAAAGAACAGATCACGGCAAACAATCTGAATGTGCAGGATGTTAAATCACTGACTAGCGATTTTACCGCTGCGAGCGGGAAGCCGCAGTTGGCAGCTCCTTTGGTGGGTATTAGCCATGACGATATGTCGACCCAACTTAACGATTTGAGCAATCCAGAAAATACCGCTCGTTTAGATGATTTACGCATTGCAATGTCAATCACTCCCGAGGGGCTAAAACAAGCCCTGAACCATGTTTTACAACGCGAAATAGCTGCAACTAGTGAGAGTGCTGGGAACCGTGTGTTGCTTGATGCACTCATGGCAGATGATGTTGAACAGCGTAATTTGACGGCCGCCGCGCAGACCATGTTATCGAGCTCGTTATTAAAAGAGACACAGGCTGTGCAATTGGGGGAAGAGAGTCTAGACAACATTGCTGAGTCAAAAGATTCGGTGAAGGAGAGTCGTTTTATTGGCATTCAAACCAATGACATGATGCGATTTATGCTCAGCATGCTGCGTCAAGTTATGGCGGAGATCAATATCTCTGAGCGTCGAATTAACAGCATGTTTACTACGCTCAGCGCCGATATGACTGAGAAGGCAGCGGAATCAACCATCCGAGAAGGGAAGGAGATTTTTAATGGCGCAATCGCAGGGTTCGCCACATCACTGGGGATTGCGGGGGCTGGTGCTGCTTTTCAGGGCCGAGGCTTAAGTAAGCAGAATCAGGTCGTGAATAAGCATCTGAAGCCAGCAAATATTGACCGCGCCCAAGCGCAGAGTATGGCACGTAATCTGCATAAAATGGATGCTCCCACTCTTGCGAAGGCTAATGATGCCAATAATTTCATGGAGATCGGTGGGCATCGAATCGATATTGGTGCAAAACAAACTCCAGCCGTGAAGGGGAACTCATCTTCAGACGTGACGGCAAAACCATCTCAAGTTGAGACGACTAAGCCATCTCAAGTTGAGACGGCAACGCTAGCTGAGCAGACAAATGCCAAGCAGGCAAATATAAAGAGCATTAATGACGTGCAGAATCGAGCGGAACTTCATGGGCAAGAGTATGACCGGAAGACCAATAAATATCGCACGCAAGGCAGCATTGCTGAGCAGATGTCGCGTATGTCTGATAATGCTGGTCAGTTAGCAAATAACTCAAATCTGTCGGCCGTCAAAGAGAGCGAAGCAGACAAGATGATCCAAAACAGCACTGCTGAGGTTGCTCGTAGTATTGCCAGCGATAAAGAGAAACAGATTGATCGCAGCCAAGAGGCAATAAAAGAGATGCGCCAGCATATGAGCAACATGCGTGACTCGACTATTCGTACAAACCAAAGTTTGATTAAGGGATAA
- a CDS encoding TonB-dependent siderophore receptor, whose amino-acid sequence MLSAFIKKRSVVLCSLAIFIPLASLADDTIEVTAQAGHEADLPTLGYTAKTTKGATKTDQPLILTAQAVSVVTRQQMDDQNVATVNQALNYTPGVFTNFAGGATRYDTIALRGFHGGDVNNTFLDGLRLLSDGGSFNVLQVDPWFLERIDVIKGPSSALYGQSIPGGVVMMTSKRPQFISEGHFRLAGGNHNTQSAAFDYTDAISEHWAFRLTGITRNSDTQYDHQREERYAIAPSLLWQPDENTSLLLRANLQKDPSGGYHSAVPADGSIYGQKLSRGFFDGESNHNVFKRWQQIYSSEFSHKFDDVWSFRQNASYTHSNTELEQVYQGGWNSDRTLMNRYYSGESSSLNAFAVDNQLEADFATAAVDHKVMLGFDFQKFSNNLRSDSAFATTLNPYTGISGGSTLYRDYLLTTPGINTSYLNRRYEQSGVYLQDEMTLDNWHLNLSGRYDRMKTENIDKTANSTDERTDNHASGRASLLYSFESGISPYISYSQAITPSLFPDAQQKLLKPMTSEQYEVGIKYQPLGSTSLYSAALYDLTQNDVANRAVPATYYIPAGKVNSQGLELEARSQINDRLSLIAGYTYNRVKFKDAIDGNDGNTPVLAPSTMASLWAQYDAGYGINIGAGIRYIGKQWADDANTLRVPSYTLGDASVRADLGTWSTSLKGAFVQLNVNNIADKKYVAACYNTSYCYWGAERSVLATVGYDF is encoded by the coding sequence ATGCTCTCGGCTTTTATCAAAAAGCGTTCTGTTGTTTTGTGTTCATTGGCTATTTTTATTCCACTCGCCTCCCTTGCTGACGATACGATAGAAGTCACCGCCCAAGCGGGTCATGAAGCTGATTTACCCACTTTGGGATACACGGCAAAAACCACCAAAGGGGCCACGAAGACCGATCAGCCACTCATTCTGACCGCGCAGGCGGTTTCAGTCGTCACTCGCCAGCAAATGGACGATCAAAACGTCGCCACGGTTAACCAAGCGCTGAATTATACGCCGGGGGTGTTCACCAACTTCGCCGGTGGTGCAACCCGCTATGACACCATTGCTCTGCGTGGTTTCCACGGCGGTGACGTAAACAATACCTTCCTTGATGGCCTGCGCTTACTCAGTGACGGCGGTAGCTTTAACGTGTTGCAGGTAGACCCGTGGTTCCTTGAACGCATCGATGTGATCAAAGGACCTTCTTCTGCGCTCTATGGCCAGAGCATCCCTGGCGGTGTTGTGATGATGACATCCAAACGCCCGCAATTTATCTCGGAAGGCCATTTCCGCCTGGCCGGTGGTAATCACAACACACAGTCTGCGGCATTTGATTATACCGATGCGATATCAGAGCATTGGGCGTTTCGTTTGACAGGGATTACTCGCAACAGTGACACCCAGTATGACCATCAGCGCGAAGAGCGTTATGCGATTGCACCGTCATTATTGTGGCAGCCGGATGAGAATACCTCGTTGCTGCTGCGGGCTAACTTGCAAAAAGACCCGTCAGGCGGATACCACAGTGCAGTACCCGCTGATGGCAGCATATACGGACAAAAACTGAGCCGTGGCTTCTTTGATGGTGAAAGTAACCACAATGTCTTTAAGCGCTGGCAGCAAATTTATAGTTCTGAGTTTTCGCATAAATTTGATGACGTCTGGTCATTCCGCCAGAACGCCAGCTATACCCATTCCAATACCGAGTTGGAGCAGGTGTATCAAGGCGGCTGGAATAGCGATCGCACGCTGATGAACCGTTACTATTCTGGTGAGAGTTCTTCTTTGAATGCCTTTGCTGTTGATAACCAATTAGAAGCTGACTTTGCCACGGCAGCAGTTGACCACAAGGTTATGCTGGGCTTTGATTTCCAAAAATTTAGCAATAATCTGCGTAGCGATAGTGCTTTTGCCACCACGCTGAACCCTTATACGGGCATTTCCGGCGGTAGTACGCTGTATCGCGATTATTTGCTGACAACGCCAGGCATCAACACTTCGTACTTAAACCGCCGCTATGAACAGAGCGGCGTTTATCTGCAAGATGAAATGACGCTGGATAACTGGCATCTGAATTTGTCGGGTCGCTATGACCGCATGAAAACAGAAAATATCGATAAAACAGCGAATAGCACTGATGAACGCACCGATAATCATGCCAGTGGCCGTGCCTCATTGCTGTACAGCTTCGAGAGCGGAATCTCGCCTTACATCAGTTACAGCCAAGCCATTACACCGAGCTTATTCCCAGATGCACAGCAAAAATTGCTCAAACCGATGACCAGCGAGCAGTATGAAGTGGGCATAAAATACCAGCCTCTGGGCAGCACTTCGCTTTACTCTGCTGCGCTGTATGACCTAACACAAAATGATGTAGCAAACCGTGCTGTACCGGCTACCTACTATATTCCTGCGGGCAAAGTGAATTCACAGGGATTAGAGCTGGAAGCCAGAAGCCAAATTAATGACCGCTTGAGTCTGATCGCAGGCTATACCTATAACCGAGTCAAATTCAAAGATGCCATTGATGGTAATGATGGCAATACACCCGTGCTTGCACCTTCCACCATGGCCTCGTTGTGGGCGCAATATGATGCAGGTTATGGCATCAATATCGGTGCAGGTATCCGCTACATTGGTAAGCAATGGGCCGACGATGCCAATACCTTACGAGTCCCTTCTTATACCTTGGGCGACGCATCAGTACGTGCTGATTTAGGTACGTGGTCAACATCACTGAAAGGCGCATTTGTACAATTGAACGTGAATAATATCGCCGATAAGAAATACGTCGCCGCGTGTTACAACACCTCTTATTGCTATTGGGGTGCAGAGCGTTCTGTACTGGCGACTGTCGGGTATGATTTCTGA
- a CDS encoding PLP-dependent aminotransferase family protein, giving the protein MTRYQQLADILSQRIKEGLYAAGERLPSVRVLSEEHGVSISTVQQAYRQLEECMLIEARAKSGYFVRCSSNLPSLPATCSHAQRPVEISQWENVLAFLTRGDQENVIHLGIGSPDLSGPGLKILTRLLSRVSLHQREEILEYDNIYGSLVLREQIARLMLDSGNHQSAENIIITSGCHGALSVALGAVCQPGDIVAVDSPSFHGAMQTLKGMGMKVIEIPTDPVIGISLEALEMALDQWPIKAIQLTPTCNNPLGYTMPVERKKALLTLAQRYDIAIIEDDVYGALAYQYPRPPTIASFDDDGRVLLCSSFSKTVAPGLRIGWISPGRYLDKALHMKYISAGRVASLPQLAMAEFIKQGHYMQHLRRMRRQYQRNRDIMTGWVMKYFPPNTCLSRPEGSFMLWVELPHGFDSLRLNRCLLPLGVQVSAGSISSASGKYRNCLRLSYSKPMTAEIERAVQKVGKTIYELMAEDEPKVTEMQNQS; this is encoded by the coding sequence ATGACGCGTTACCAACAACTGGCTGACATTCTGAGTCAGCGGATTAAAGAAGGGCTATATGCGGCAGGGGAGCGGCTTCCTTCTGTCAGAGTGCTGAGCGAAGAGCATGGAGTCAGTATCAGTACAGTGCAGCAGGCTTATCGGCAACTCGAAGAGTGCATGCTCATTGAAGCGCGTGCCAAGTCAGGCTACTTTGTGCGTTGCAGTTCGAATCTCCCTTCATTACCTGCGACATGCAGTCACGCACAGCGACCAGTAGAAATCTCTCAATGGGAAAATGTGCTGGCATTTTTAACGCGCGGCGACCAAGAGAATGTCATTCATTTGGGGATTGGTTCGCCTGATCTTTCTGGGCCGGGGTTAAAAATACTCACTCGCCTATTGAGCCGAGTGAGCCTTCATCAACGCGAAGAAATTCTGGAATACGACAATATTTACGGTTCGCTGGTATTACGTGAGCAAATCGCTCGGCTGATGCTTGATAGCGGCAACCATCAATCAGCGGAGAACATTATCATCACCTCGGGGTGCCATGGTGCGCTTTCGGTAGCATTAGGGGCGGTTTGCCAGCCAGGAGACATTGTTGCGGTAGACTCCCCCAGCTTTCATGGTGCGATGCAGACCCTGAAAGGGATGGGCATGAAGGTGATTGAGATCCCAACCGATCCGGTTATTGGTATCAGTCTGGAAGCCTTAGAAATGGCGCTAGATCAATGGCCGATTAAGGCAATTCAGCTCACACCAACCTGCAATAACCCGCTGGGCTACACCATGCCAGTTGAGCGTAAAAAAGCATTGCTGACGTTAGCGCAGCGCTATGATATCGCCATTATTGAAGACGATGTGTATGGCGCATTGGCTTATCAATACCCGCGCCCGCCGACTATTGCCTCATTCGATGATGACGGGCGAGTATTGCTGTGTAGCTCCTTTTCGAAGACGGTGGCACCCGGTTTACGTATTGGCTGGATTTCACCGGGCCGCTATTTAGATAAAGCGCTTCACATGAAATATATCTCTGCTGGGCGGGTGGCTTCACTGCCGCAATTGGCGATGGCGGAATTTATCAAGCAGGGGCATTACATGCAGCACTTGCGCCGCATGCGCCGACAATATCAACGTAACCGTGACATTATGACCGGTTGGGTGATGAAGTATTTTCCGCCCAACACCTGTCTGAGCAGGCCGGAGGGGAGCTTTATGTTATGGGTCGAGCTGCCTCATGGTTTTGATAGCTTGCGCCTTAACCGCTGTTTGTTACCGCTGGGCGTGCAAGTCTCGGCAGGGTCGATCAGTTCTGCTTCAGGAAAATATCGTAACTGCCTGCGGTTGAGTTACAGCAAGCCGATGACGGCAGAGATTGAGCGGGCAGTACAGAAAGTCGGCAAGACGATTTATGAATTAATGGCGGAAGATGAACCTAAAGTGACTGAAATGCAAAATCAGTCATAG
- a CDS encoding DUF1127 domain-containing protein — translation MNNIIEDQIDECCSSAMRAKQSRRNIFIRLWLKAYRYTCRWNELRKTANTMARLNPAQLKDIGLTREDIKRDYSRPFWR, via the coding sequence ATGAATAATATAATTGAAGATCAAATAGATGAATGCTGCTCGTCGGCGATGCGAGCAAAACAAAGCCGCCGCAATATTTTCATTCGCTTATGGCTGAAAGCATACAGATATACCTGTCGCTGGAATGAACTGCGCAAAACGGCCAATACCATGGCGCGTTTGAATCCCGCTCAGTTAAAGGATATTGGCTTAACACGGGAAGATATCAAGCGAGACTACAGCCGCCCATTTTGGCGCTGA